From Drosophila suzukii chromosome 2R, CBGP_Dsuzu_IsoJpt1.0, whole genome shotgun sequence, a single genomic window includes:
- the LOC108008990 gene encoding cilia- and flagella-associated protein 53, translated as MEVVEFLTRTDRRNLKSQIGFQVAQRMREWYEDVDNRRWNLSLLLQKEALEADEKIAEMLQEQADEADRKRHEWIEMERLKREEAEKELVKVKKQQREIENSEAHRHMLTKEILLESKQAQLHQIEEKKALKRRQACVEILWQRVWQRLDESRAQQEQYELQLRNLIENRCQTQNLDRDREQKAQLAKDVFAEQRECSQALEFAAEMDVLKKQQDIKKVKDKRRQQLTDLQDQIKQNLMISARQSQANIREDLGSNILEDRQIYEELMEKRCARTHNRDWHQSYMTHTAEERAARKEEDRRLDRKYLGTGCVLSQQQKQPYGKEVR; from the exons ATGGAGGTTGTGGAATTTCTCACTCGGACCGATCGACGCAACCTCAAATCCCAAATAGGATTCCAGGTGGCGCAAAGGATGCGAGAATGGTATGAGGATGTGGACAATCGCCGTTGGAATCTTAGTCTCTTACTCCAAAAGGAGGCTTTGGAAGCGGATGAGAAGATTGCAGAAATGCTCCAGGAGCAAGCCGATGAGGCGGATCGAAAGCGGCACGAGTGGATCGAAATGGAGAGATTGAAAAGAGAGGAGGCCGAAAAGGAACTGGTCAAGGTTAAAAAGCAGCAAAGGGAGAT tGAAAACTCTGAGGCCCATCGTCATATGCTAACAAAGGAGATCCTCTTGGAATCGAAACAAGCTCAACTCCACCAAATCGAGGAGAAAAAGGCTTTGAAACGCCGTCAGGCCTGCGTAGAGATCCTTTGGCAGCGCGTGTGGCAGCGACTGGATGAAAGTAGAGCCCAGCAGGAGCAATATGAGCTGCAATTGAGGAACTTGATAGAAAACAGGTGCCAGACCCAAAATCTGGACAGGGATAGGGAGCAAAAGGCCCAGTTGGCAAAGGATGTGTTTGCAGAGCAACGCGAATGTTCCCAGGC TCTGGAATTCGCTGCCGAAATGGATGTTCTCAAGAAACAACAGGACATCAAGAAAGTGAAAGACAAGCGGCGCCAGCAACTCACTGACTTGCAGGATCAGATCAAACAGAACCTGATGATCAGTGCCCGGCAATCGCAGGCCAATATACGTGAGGATTTGGGGAGCAACATACTCGAAGATCGACAGATTTACGAGGAGCTCATGGAGAAGCGTTGCGCCAGG ACCCACAATCGCGATTGGCACCAGAGCTATATGACACATACGGCTGAGGAGCGTGCCGCCCGAAAGGAAGAAGATCGGCGGCTGGACCGGAAATATCTGGGCACTGGGTGTGTGCTCAGCCAGCAGCAGAAGCAACCATACGGCAAAGAAGTGCGCTAA
- the prel gene encoding protein preli-like, protein MVVAASTCRTETVFDYSWKNVVVAYWNRYPNPSSAHVLTEDTIQREVRDGKLFSRRLLSKTNPVPKWGARFYNNLPVKIVEDSVLDPVKKTFTTFTRNLGMTKIMAIDEIVVYSEQKDGSTLAVRRAYISSQVFGFSRAIRAFGIERFKSNGNKASSGFNHVLRRMFPHSLVGGGHHQPAVTSSTSAAELPVATTTAVVTSPGNHNNTGSLKSAAKVGYEFFKCHASKIAQLFSVKN, encoded by the exons ATGGTCGTCGCAGCATCCACTTGTCGCACGGAGACGGTCTTTGACTACAGCTGGAAGAACGTGGTGGTTGCCTACTGGAACCGCTACCCGAATCCGTCCAGCGCCCACGTCCTCACCGAGGACACCATCCAGAGGGAGGTGCGCGATGGGAAGCTCTTCTCCCGCCGCCTCCTGTCGAAAACCAATCCCGTGCCCAAGTGGGGAGCACGCTTTTACAACAATCTGCCGGTCAAGATTGTTGAGGACTCCGTGCTGGACCCGGTCAAGAAGACCTTTACCACATTTACCAGGAACCTGGGCATGACCAAGATCATGGCAA TCGACGAAATCGTTGTATACAGCGAGCAGAAGGATGGTAGCACACTGGCAGTGCGAAGAGCCTACATCAGCTCCCAGGTGTTTGGATTCTCGCGGGCCATTCGTGCCTTCGGAATAGAGCGGTTCAAGTCCAATGGCAACAAGGCTTCCAGCGGATTTAACCATGTCCTGCGACGCATGTTTCCGCACAGCCTGGTGGGTGGAGGACACCACCAGCCAGCGGTGACGTCGAGCACCTCAGCCGCGGAACTTCCTGTGGCCACCACCACCGCCGTAGTCACCTCACCCGGCAATCACAACAATACAGGCAGTCTGAAGAGCGCTGCCAAAGTGGGCTACGAGTTCTTCAAGTGCCACGCATCCAAGATTGCGCAACTCTTTTCTGTCAAGAACTGA